From the Lolium rigidum isolate FL_2022 chromosome 2, APGP_CSIRO_Lrig_0.1, whole genome shotgun sequence genome, one window contains:
- the LOC124688469 gene encoding auxin-induced protein 6B-like yields the protein MQGEDKKGKVKKGWLAVMVDEDQRRFVIPIAYLYHPLFRRLLEAAKDAYGYHYSSGPLRLPCSVDEFLRLRALVERDTSSAHSSSSSHRVHLAPCTRAKVTS from the coding sequence ATGCAGGGTGAGGACAAGAAAGGGAAGGTGAAGAAGGGGTGGCTGGCGGTGATGGTCGACGAGGACCAGCGGCGGTTCGTCATCCCCATCGCCTACCTCTACCACCCGCTCTTCCGCCGGCTGCTGGAGGCTGCCAAGGACGCGTACGGCTACCACTACTCGTCGGGTCCCCTGCGCCTGCCCTGCTCCGTCGACGAGTTCCTCCGCCTGCGCGCGCTCGTCGAGCGGGACACCTCGTCGGCgcactcgtcctcgtcgtcgcacCGCGTGCACTTGGCGCCGTGCACCCGCGCCAAGGTCACGTCGTGA